The following are encoded in a window of Gossypium raimondii isolate GPD5lz chromosome 13, ASM2569854v1, whole genome shotgun sequence genomic DNA:
- the LOC105782287 gene encoding polyprotein of EF-Ts, chloroplastic — MTPVIPCSTSNTTLILGAACSVRKNTSLTRCSSSRRHTRYALPSHRFILPLSTRVTSFPQYRTGYALNGKPGTCISATGTDVAVEQSDSPVDAVETSEKSDSNDAPTQSKRTRSVRKSEMPPVKDEELIPGAMFTGKVRSIQPFGAFVDFGAFTDGLVHVSRLSDSFVKDVASVVSVGQEVKVRLVEVNTESGRISLSMRENDDASKRQPQKDSPSGTDRARPARKNASRPGQKKEPMKSSKFVKGQDLDGTVKNLTRSGAFISLPEGEEGFLPTSEESDDGLMSMMGGPSLQVGQEVKVRVLRITRGQVTLTMKKEEDNDNLDSQLSQGVVYTATNPFMLAFHNNKEIAAFLDQREKPEKIEVQTVSDATAAGELVEKETDTVANIANKEETTDKETEESFEVSSPESSAEVPLVDVVESDETLGSSGEIVDQVTTSESSVVGEDSDAKDEVKVETPMTEDKIQSATSVQDDEVGAIPKENGSVGSTYVQPDVPDLKDVEDTAEDNVSSDPSQELADDQIKSSVSEAIEEAENKVENTEDEVPMESPETLSALEVEEVEPPPQKNDEVTNSNGSTPKENVITATVSPALVKHLREETGAGMMDCKKALLETGGDIVKAQEFLRKKGLAGADKKASRVTAEGRIGSYIHDSRIGVLVEVNCETDFVSRGDIFKELVDDLAMQVAASSQVQYLVPEDVPEEIVNKEREIEMQKEDLLSKPEQIRSKIVKGRIRKRLEELALLEQPYIKNDKLVVKDWVKQTIATIGENIKVKRFVRFNLGEGLEKKSQDFAAEVAAQTAAKPVSTVRKEQPASLEAKETDQKPAVAVSAALVKQLREETGAGMMDCKKALSETRGDLEKAQEYLRMKGLSTADKKSSRLAAEGRIGSYIHDSRIGVLIEVNCETDFVGRSEKFKELVDDLAMQVVACPQVQFVSIEDIPVSTVSKEKELEMQREDLASKPENIREKIVEGRVSKRLGELALLEQPYIKDDSVLIKDLVKQTVAAIGENIKVRRFVRFTLGETVEDTKTGTEA; from the exons ATGACTCCTGTGATCCCGTGTTCTACTAGCAATACTACGCTTATTCTCGGTGCTGCCTGTTCGGTAAGGAAGAACACTAGTTTAACGAGATGCAGTTCCTCAAGGAGACACACAAGATATGCTCTACCCTCACATAGATTTATCCTACCTTTGTCAACCCGCGTTACATCATTTCCACAATACAGAACAGGGTATGCTTTGAATGGAAAACCAGGAACCTGTATATCTGCAACTGGGACTGATGTAGCAGTGGAGCAATCTGATTCTCCCGTAGATGCAGTTGAAACAAGTGAAAAATCAGATTCAAATGATGCACCAACACAGTCCAAACGAACGAGATCTGTAAGGAAAAGTGAGATGCCGCCTGTTAAGGACGAGGAGCTTATTCCTGGTGCAATGTTTACCGGGAAAGTAAGATCAATCCAACCATTTGGTGCTTTTGTTGATTTCGGGGCTTTCACGGATGGACTGGTGCATGTTTCTAGGCTAAGTGATAGCTTTGTTAAGGATGTTGCGAGTGTTGTTTCAGTTGGACAAGAGGTAAAGGTGAGGTTAGTTGAAGTAAACACCGAGAGTGGGAGGATATCGCTTTCAATGCGTGAAAATGATGATGCTAGTAAACGGCAACCACAAAAAGACAGTCCTTCCGGGACTGACAGGGCCAGGCCAGCTAGGAAGAATGCTTCAAGGCCTGGCCAGAAAAAGGAGCCGATGAAAAGCTCAAAATTTGTCAAGGGACAAGACCTAGATGGAACGGTTAAGAATTTAACTCGGTCAGGTGCTTTCATATCACTTCCCGAGGGGGAAGAAGGATTCTTGCCTACATCGGAAGAATCTGATGATGGACTTATGAGCATGATGGGAGGGCCATCATTGCAGGTTGGCCAAGAAGTCAAAGTACGTGTGTTGCGCATCACACGAGGACAAGTAACCTTGACGATGAAGAAAGAAGAGGACAATGACAACTTGGACTCGCAGCTCAGCCAAGGTGTGGTGTACACTGCAACGAATCCCTTCATGCTAGCTTTCCATAATAACAAGGAGATTGCTGCGTTTTTGGATCAGAGAGAAAAGCCGGAGAAAATTGAGGTTCAAACGGTGTCTGACGCTACCGCAGCAGGTGAACTGGTTGAAAAGGAAACGGATACTGTTGCCAATATCGCAAACAAGGAGGAAACCACGGATAAGGAAACAGAGGAGAGTTTTGAAGTTTCATCTCCTGAAAGTAGCGCAGAAGTTCCACTAGTAGATGTGGTGGAAAGCGATGAAACTTTGGGATCATCCGGAGAAATAGTCGATCAAGTTACAACTTCAGAAAGTTCAGTTGTTGGTGAAGATTCCGATGCAAAGGATGAAGTAAAAGTAGAAACACCCATGACGGAGGATAAAATCCAGTCTGCCACATCAGTTCAAGATGATGAAGTTGGAGCTATTCCCAAGGAAAATGGCAGTGTTGGCAGCACGTATGTACAACCCGATGTTCCTGATTTGAAAGATGTTGAAG ATACTGCGGAAGACAATGTAAGCTCTGATCCATCTCAAGAATTAGCTGATGATCAGATTAAGTCTTCTGTAAGTGAAGCGATTGAAGAAGCTGAGAACAAAGTTGAGAATACTGAGGATGAAGTGCCGATGGAATCACCAGAAACTCTGTCTGCCTTGGAAGTTGAAGAGGTAGAACCTCCACCTCAAAAGAATGACGAGGTTACCAATTCAAATGGCTCTACCCCGAAGGAAAATGTGATTACAG CAACCGTATCACCAGCTCTTGTAAAGCATCTCCGTGAAGAAACAGGAGCAGGAATGATGGATTGTAAGAAAGCACTCTTGGAGACCGGAGGAGATATTGTTAAAGCGCAAGAGTTTCTTCGCAAGAAAGGCTTGGCAGGTGCAGATAAAAAAGCCAGTCGAGTCACAGCTGAAGGAAGAATAGGTTCTTACATTCACGATAGTAGAATCGGTGTCCTAGTAGAGGTTAACTGTGAGACGGATTTTGTCTCCCGAGGTGACATCTTTAAGGAGCTTGTCGATGATCTAGCCATGCAGGTTGCTGCCAGTTCTCAAGTACAATATCTTGTTCCTGAAGATGTTCCCGAGGAGATTGTAAATAAGGAAAGAGAAATAGAGATGCAAAAGGAAGATCTCTTATCGAAACCGGAACAGATTAGATCTAAGATTGTTAAAGGACGAATAAGGAAGAGGCTTGAAGAATTGGCTTTACTCGAGCAGCCCTACATTAAGAACGATAAGTTAGTAGTGAAAGATTGGGTGAAGCAGACTATTGCTACCATTggagaaaatataaaagtgaAAAGATTTGTGAGGTTCAATCTCGGAGAGGGACTTGAGAAGAAAAGCCAGGATTTTGCTGCCGAAGTGGCTGCCCAAACTGCAGCAAAGCCAGTTTCTACTGTCAGAAAAGAACAACCGGCTTCCTTGGAAGCCAAGGAAACTGATCAGAA ACCTGCAGTAGCAGTCTCGGCCGCACTTGTTAAACAACTACGTGAAGAAACAGGTGCTGGGATGATGGACTGCAAGAAAGCTCTGTCCGAAACCAGGGGTGACCTTGAGAAAGCTCAGGAATACCTTAGAATGAAAGGCCTTTCAACTGCGGACAAGAAATCCAGCCGCCTTGCTGCTGAAGGCAGAATTGGTTCCTACATTCACGACTCTCGGATCGGTGTACTAATTGAAGTCAATTGCGAGACTGACTTTGTTGGTAGAAGCGAAAAATTCAAAGAGTTGGTCGATGATCTAGCAATGCAAGTCGTGGCCTGTCCACAGGTGCAGTTCGTATCCATCGAAGACATCCCAGTGAGTACGGTAAGCAAAGAAAAAGAGCTCGAGATGCAAAGAGAAGACCTCGCATCAAAACCGGAGAACATTAGAGAGAAAATCGTCGAAGGGAGGGTATCAAAGCGGCTTGGAGAGCTTGCCCTTTTGGAACAACCATACATCAAGGACGACAGCGTGTTGATTAAAGACTTGGTAAAGCAAACCGTTGCTGCAATCGGAGAGAACATAAAAGTCCGAAGGTTCGTTCGGTTTACTCTCGGAGAGACGGTTGAAGATACTAAAACCGGAACAGAAGCATGA